The Grimontia kaedaensis genome has a window encoding:
- the tssI gene encoding type VI secretion system tip protein VgrG: MATESGLQFTLNVEGLPDDTFVVVDFQGEAHLSAPFCFDIKLASRNEAVSENDTVDRNVTLVIWQDGELKQRFHGIVRRFSRGDTGFHHTRYALEMVPSLARLSLRQNSRIFQQQSAPEIMSILLQEMGIDDYAFSLSGTPQTREYCVQYRETDLEFLERIAAEEGIFYCFLHSKDKHTVLFSDDTQTLSASGLALPYNVNVGGISKENFVKGWQSSAQARPSSAQLKDYSFKKPAYGFLHEHAGTEMAFQRGTYEHYDYPGRYKSDAAGKPFTQYRLEHLRRDAITATAQSNVPQVQPGMLFDLVDHPDDATNRDWVVVSTQCEGTQPQALEEAGGEGMTTFHNTFSVIPAHRPWRPTPQPKPCVHGPQIAIVTGPDGEEIFCDEHGRVKVQFPWDRYGNSDDASSCWVRVSQGWAGGQYGMMAIPRIGHEVIVSFLEGDPDQPIVTGRTYHATNVPPYPLPANKTRTVLRTETHQGEGFNELRFEDQAGQEEIYVHAQKDMNLLVENDRKDNIKHDLHLDVENERFQHIRVDDHLTVDGQSKEHVKGDISLTVDTSLHIKQGKKQLLEAGTEIHHKAGDKVIIEAGTEITVKTAAGFVKLDPAGVHISGPVVNLNSGGSAGSGSGFGGLKPMLPNEQRAFNRRVMILHDKSEEPVPFVDYRIELADGTAFEGQSDKNGIAYFVESGEEPQPFKVYLRDEG, translated from the coding sequence CACTGGTAATTTGGCAGGACGGGGAGCTCAAGCAACGCTTTCACGGGATTGTCCGCCGTTTCTCACGGGGTGATACGGGTTTTCATCACACCCGTTATGCACTGGAGATGGTGCCGTCCCTTGCCAGACTGTCCCTTCGTCAGAACAGCCGTATCTTCCAGCAGCAGTCTGCCCCGGAAATCATGAGTATTCTCCTGCAGGAGATGGGCATTGATGATTATGCGTTCTCGCTCTCCGGCACGCCGCAGACCCGTGAGTATTGTGTTCAGTACCGGGAAACGGACCTTGAATTCTTAGAACGTATTGCGGCGGAAGAAGGCATTTTCTATTGCTTTCTGCACAGTAAAGACAAGCACACCGTGCTGTTCTCGGATGATACCCAGACCCTGTCTGCCTCGGGCCTTGCGCTGCCTTATAACGTGAATGTCGGTGGTATCTCCAAAGAGAACTTCGTGAAAGGCTGGCAGTCTTCGGCGCAGGCAAGACCGTCTTCCGCGCAGCTGAAAGATTACAGTTTTAAAAAACCGGCCTATGGCTTTTTGCACGAACACGCGGGCACGGAAATGGCCTTTCAGCGTGGCACGTATGAGCATTATGACTACCCGGGGCGTTATAAGAGTGATGCCGCCGGGAAACCCTTTACCCAGTACCGCCTTGAGCATTTAAGACGTGATGCCATCACGGCGACAGCACAAAGCAATGTCCCGCAGGTTCAGCCGGGCATGCTGTTTGACCTGGTGGACCATCCGGATGACGCCACGAACCGTGACTGGGTGGTGGTCTCTACCCAGTGTGAAGGCACTCAGCCGCAGGCGCTGGAAGAGGCTGGCGGTGAGGGCATGACGACGTTCCACAATACTTTTTCAGTGATTCCTGCTCACCGGCCGTGGCGTCCGACACCGCAACCCAAGCCTTGTGTCCATGGCCCGCAAATCGCGATTGTTACCGGTCCCGATGGCGAGGAAATCTTCTGTGATGAGCATGGCCGGGTGAAGGTGCAGTTTCCCTGGGACCGTTATGGCAACAGTGATGATGCCTCCAGTTGTTGGGTACGGGTCTCTCAGGGCTGGGCGGGCGGTCAGTATGGCATGATGGCTATTCCCCGCATCGGTCATGAGGTGATTGTCTCTTTCCTTGAAGGTGACCCGGACCAGCCGATTGTTACCGGGCGCACGTATCACGCCACCAATGTGCCGCCTTACCCGCTGCCCGCCAACAAGACGCGTACGGTACTCAGAACCGAAACCCATCAGGGGGAAGGCTTTAATGAGCTGCGCTTCGAGGACCAGGCGGGGCAGGAAGAAATCTATGTCCACGCCCAGAAGGACATGAACCTGCTGGTCGAGAATGACCGCAAGGACAACATCAAACATGACCTCCATCTGGATGTGGAGAATGAAAGGTTCCAACATATCAGGGTCGATGACCACCTGACGGTAGACGGGCAATCCAAAGAGCATGTGAAAGGTGATATCAGCCTGACAGTCGATACCTCACTGCACATCAAGCAAGGAAAGAAACAACTGCTCGAAGCAGGCACCGAAATTCACCATAAAGCGGGCGACAAAGTCATCATCGAAGCAGGCACCGAAATTACCGTCAAAACCGCCGCTGGCTTTGTAAAGCTGGATCCTGCAGGGGTTCATATTTCAGGTCCTGTAGTCAACCTCAACTCAGGAGGCAGTGCGGGAAGTGGTAGCGGGTTTGGGGGACTCAAACCTATGCTGCCAAACGAACAACGCGCATTTAATCGACGGGTCATGATACTTCACGACAAGTCTGAAGAACCTGTTCCATTTGTGGATTATCGAATCGAACTCGCTGACGGAACTGCGTTTGAGGGTCAATCTGACAAAAATGGCATTGCTTACTTCGTTGAGTCTGGCGAAGAACCACAACCCTTTAAAGTTTACTTGAGAGATGAAGGATGA